The genomic segment AAAACGTAAGTGGAACCAATAAATATAGAGCAGTTCAAACAGGCAAAGTTACCTTGAATTTGAGTGACAGCAGCCTCGTCTATTTGAACTCCATTCAAAATATTGATTGGAGCAGCAACAGCAAAGCGGTTAAGAAAGCATTGGAACTGACTAAGGGTGCAAAGACGGATACCGAGAAGGTAACGGCGGTTTACAATTACATTGTAGCGAATATTTCTTACGATCATCAGCTCGCGGCTAAGGTGACTAACGATTATTTGCCTCAAATCGATCGTACATTTAATTCGCAGAAAGATATTTGCTACGGCTATGCTGCATTAATGGCGGGCATGCTTCGCAGCTTGGACATTCCGGCCAAGATGGTGACAGGCAAAGCGTCCGATGTATCGAATTATCATGCCTGGAATGAAGTATATTTGGACGGCAAA from the Paenibacillus sp. BIHB 4019 genome contains:
- a CDS encoding transglutaminase-like domain-containing protein; the protein is MRKSLTVMILLALLLSVFPQATAQVAAAAGTSWLDESNVDKGSIGIRYEVKSGVDTRLVVAKDGKNYTYALRASQTEEWFALQLGNGDYTITLLENVSGTNKYRAVQTGKVTLNLSDSSLVYLNSIQNIDWSSNSKAVKKALELTKGAKTDTEKVTAVYNYIVANISYDHQLAAKVTNDYLPQIDRTFNSQKDICYGYAALMAGMLRSLDIPAKMVTGKASDVSNYHAWNEVYLDGKWITIDTTLDAGLKNSKKAGKMIKDSSRYTAAKVY